Proteins encoded in a region of the Chryseobacterium piperi genome:
- a CDS encoding SRPBCC family protein, giving the protein MKTILKILGILIVLAILYVVFAMLVFSKDYHFERSVIINAPKEKVWQHVGSTKAFNTWNPFAKADKNIMITYSGASGEVGDSYHWKGNDEVGEGEQTVTAVVPNEKLTSKLHFIKPFEGDATANFILTPEGNKTKVTWAMDNELNTMMKVMKPMMDNQMGKTFDQGLRELKKLAEQ; this is encoded by the coding sequence ATGAAAACAATTTTGAAAATTTTGGGAATATTGATCGTACTGGCCATTTTATATGTAGTCTTTGCTATGTTGGTTTTTAGTAAAGACTATCATTTTGAAAGATCAGTTATTATTAATGCTCCTAAGGAAAAAGTATGGCAACATGTAGGATCTACAAAAGCATTTAATACATGGAACCCTTTCGCCAAAGCAGATAAGAATATTATGATTACATATTCGGGAGCCAGTGGTGAAGTAGGGGATTCGTACCACTGGAAAGGTAATGATGAAGTAGGTGAAGGGGAACAGACTGTAACTGCGGTAGTGCCTAATGAAAAACTAACCAGCAAACTTCATTTTATCAAACCTTTTGAAGGAGATGCAACTGCGAATTTTATTTTGACTCCGGAAGGAAATAAAACAAAAGTAACCTGGGCCATGGATAATGAGCTCAATACGATGATGAAAGTGATGAAGCCTATGATGGATAATCAAATGGGAAAAACCTTTGACCAGGGCTTAAGGGAGCTGAAAAAATTAGCAGAACAATAA
- a CDS encoding nitroreductase family protein gives MNKTETLKTIIEQRRSIFPKDYTETEISQDVLDEILHSATLAPNHKRTKPWRFKIFKGEEKAQLAAEMQSIYKATQPEQTFLEKKYNDIGFKINKADVVVSIVVNFSGMVPEWEEIAAVSMAVQNMYLTCTANEVGCYWSSPGIVSHLKDSLTIEENQKCLGLFYMGRLD, from the coding sequence ATGAATAAGACCGAAACTTTAAAAACAATTATAGAACAAAGAAGAAGTATTTTCCCTAAAGATTATACGGAAACAGAAATATCACAGGATGTTCTTGATGAGATCCTGCACTCCGCTACATTGGCTCCGAATCATAAGCGTACAAAACCATGGCGTTTTAAAATATTTAAAGGGGAAGAAAAAGCTCAGCTGGCTGCCGAAATGCAAAGTATTTATAAAGCAACACAACCTGAACAAACATTCCTGGAGAAAAAATATAATGATATAGGCTTTAAAATTAATAAAGCGGATGTTGTGGTGTCTATTGTCGTTAATTTCAGTGGAATGGTTCCTGAGTGGGAAGAAATTGCAGCGGTTTCCATGGCTGTACAAAATATGTATCTTACCTGCACAGCCAATGAAGTAGGTTGTTACTGGAGCTCTCCCGGTATTGTCAGTCACTTGAAAGATTCTTTAACCATTGAAGAAAACCAAAAATGTTTAGGGCTTTTCTATATGGGAAGATTGGATTAA
- a CDS encoding 30S ribosomal protein S16, with protein sequence MSVKIRLQRHGKKGKPFFHIVVADSRARRDGRFIEKLGTYNPITNPATIDLNVDSAVKWLNNGAQPTDTAKAILSYKGALYKKHLQGGVAKGAFDEAEAEKRFAAWVDAKEQKVQGKVEGLTKAQADAKKAALEAEAKVNEARVAAAAQAEADAKAAEEAANAPAEEVVAEETTEGEAPAAETEENTEA encoded by the coding sequence ATGTCAGTAAAAATCAGATTACAAAGACACGGTAAAAAAGGAAAACCTTTTTTCCACATCGTGGTTGCAGATTCTAGAGCAAGAAGAGATGGTAGATTCATCGAAAAACTAGGAACTTACAACCCAATTACTAACCCTGCAACTATCGATTTGAACGTTGATTCTGCTGTAAAGTGGTTAAACAACGGTGCTCAACCAACTGATACTGCAAAAGCTATCCTTTCTTACAAAGGAGCACTTTACAAAAAACACTTACAAGGTGGTGTTGCTAAAGGAGCTTTTGATGAGGCTGAAGCTGAAAAGAGATTCGCAGCTTGGGTAGATGCTAAAGAACAAAAAGTACAAGGAAAAGTAGAAGGTTTAACTAAAGCTCAGGCTGATGCTAAAAAAGCTGCTTTAGAAGCTGAAGCTAAAGTAAATGAAGCTAGAGTAGCTGCTGCTGCACAAGCTGAAGCTGATGCTAAGGCTGCTGAAGAAGCTGCTAACGCACCTGCTGAGGAAGTTGTTGCTGAAGAAACTACAGAAGGAGAAGCTCCTGCTGCAGAAACTGAAGAAAACACTGAAGCTTAA
- the rimM gene encoding ribosome maturation factor RimM (Essential for efficient processing of 16S rRNA): protein MRKEDCYFLGKITRRHGLAGNVILKLDTDQPELYNKLESIFVEINGLLVPFFIEKSSWSKLDALNIAFKNSSEALVEQSLGKSVYLPLATLPKLSGKKFYYHEVIGFNILDENDNDCGVIRSINDQTAQNYFVTNLDGKEVVIPIIKDWILEVNREERFIKMQLPEGLIDVFLVPSKKDE, encoded by the coding sequence ATGCGTAAAGAAGATTGCTATTTTTTAGGAAAAATCACACGCAGACATGGCCTTGCGGGAAACGTTATTCTTAAATTGGATACCGATCAACCCGAACTTTACAATAAACTGGAATCAATATTCGTTGAAATCAACGGATTATTGGTTCCTTTTTTTATTGAAAAATCTTCATGGAGCAAATTAGATGCTCTGAATATTGCTTTCAAAAATTCCTCTGAGGCATTAGTAGAACAGTCACTGGGTAAAAGTGTTTACTTACCACTTGCTACGCTGCCCAAACTTTCCGGTAAAAAGTTTTATTATCATGAAGTCATCGGATTTAATATTCTTGATGAAAATGATAATGACTGTGGTGTCATCAGATCTATTAACGATCAGACCGCTCAGAATTACTTTGTGACCAACCTGGATGGAAAAGAGGTCGTTATTCCTATTATTAAAGACTGGATTCTTGAAGTAAACAGAGAAGAAAGGTTTATTAAAATGCAATTGCCTGAAGGTCTTATCGATGTCTTTTTAGTTCCTTCTAAAAAAGACGAGTAA
- a CDS encoding helix-turn-helix domain-containing protein — protein sequence MHQEALLKEIRRKIGDRSLNDEIANILNISYDAAHRRTSLKAKFSFEEALELAKHYQISLDQFLGTENQLVVKRTQPVRTTEDLLNYFENSLKILDVFHNITNSQVFYSAKDIPFFYTISDSILSRFKFYVWMNLLNQDQFLSPFNEFKIQYHSPKNESLIELYEKQNVTEVWNDTTIMSALRQISFYSEIGLLKKEEAILILEDLKKLLENLEYKTIHQPNFQIFANDLVILNNSILFKNDQQCSFFCSV from the coding sequence ATGCATCAGGAAGCATTATTAAAAGAGATTCGAAGAAAGATAGGTGATCGCTCATTGAATGATGAGATTGCTAATATTCTGAATATAAGTTATGATGCTGCACACCGACGTACTTCACTAAAGGCTAAGTTCAGTTTCGAAGAGGCATTGGAACTCGCTAAACATTATCAGATTTCTTTGGATCAGTTTTTAGGAACTGAAAACCAGTTGGTAGTAAAAAGAACCCAACCTGTACGAACCACAGAAGACTTATTAAACTATTTTGAAAACTCACTTAAAATTCTTGATGTTTTCCACAATATCACTAATTCACAGGTCTTTTATTCTGCGAAAGATATCCCATTTTTCTATACGATTTCAGATTCTATCTTATCGCGTTTCAAATTTTACGTATGGATGAATTTATTGAACCAGGATCAGTTTCTGAGCCCATTTAATGAATTCAAAATACAATACCATTCACCTAAAAATGAATCACTTATTGAGCTGTACGAAAAACAGAATGTCACAGAGGTTTGGAATGATACTACGATCATGAGTGCTTTAAGACAAATTTCTTTCTACTCTGAAATTGGATTATTAAAAAAGGAAGAAGCCATACTAATATTAGAAGATTTAAAAAAACTATTAGAAAATCTGGAATACAAAACCATCCATCAGCCTAATTTTCAGATATTTGCTAATGATTTAGTAATTTTAAACAATAGTATTTTATTTAAAAATGATCAGCAGTGTTCTTTTTTTTGTTCCGTTTAG